One stretch of Muribaculum intestinale DNA includes these proteins:
- a CDS encoding metal ABC transporter ATP-binding protein, with protein sequence MNSTIIEMQGVSLRYDRRVVLNDIDFSVRRGDFMAITGPNGGGKTSLLRMMLKLLPPTAGSVVYRDTDGHEVTRLPIGYLPQKNMVDSRFPITVREVIASGLLGVNTDKASRMRRVDDTIALMGLCERADAAIGELSGGQLQRTLLGRAMISAPELLVLDEPLSYIDKRFEHQLYDIIGQLAGDTTIVLVSHEMSAIAGMANRHIIVDHSIHECSAHHHYVASECDE encoded by the coding sequence ATGAACAGTACGATAATCGAGATGCAGGGCGTCTCGCTGCGCTACGACCGCCGGGTGGTGTTGAACGACATCGACTTTAGCGTCAGGCGGGGCGATTTTATGGCTATAACGGGGCCTAACGGCGGGGGAAAGACTTCGCTTCTGCGCATGATGCTCAAGCTACTGCCACCGACAGCAGGGAGTGTCGTCTACCGCGACACCGACGGACACGAGGTGACGCGTCTGCCTATAGGCTATCTGCCTCAGAAGAATATGGTCGACTCGCGGTTCCCCATTACGGTGCGCGAGGTGATAGCCTCGGGGCTGCTCGGGGTGAATACCGACAAGGCATCCCGCATGCGCCGCGTTGACGATACCATTGCGCTTATGGGCCTCTGTGAGCGTGCCGATGCGGCCATCGGTGAACTGTCGGGCGGACAGCTTCAGCGCACGCTGCTCGGGCGGGCCATGATATCAGCTCCCGAGCTGCTTGTACTTGATGAGCCGCTGAGTTATATCGACAAACGGTTTGAGCATCAGCTCTATGATATAATCGGACAGTTGGCCGGTGATACTACCATTGTGCTTGTGAGCCACGAGATGTCGGCAATCGCAGGCATGGCCAACAGGCATATAATTGTCGACCATTCGATACATGAATGCTCGGCCCATCATCATTACGTGGCCTCTGAGTGCGACGAATAG
- a CDS encoding carboxypeptidase-like regulatory domain-containing protein translates to MKLFLSIILFIIAFSTPVHVFSADSFTLSGNVRDSADNEPLTGASISVNPGNHISATDIDGHFSLSLPKGTYTLKISYIGYTPLTRRITLSGDMSITLHPKRSGIALGEVTVTASESTGITSSSRIGRDAMAHLQPTSFTDLLELLPGGMSKDPDMSSVNSIALRETGVKGATGADVTNPDYAVTSLGTLFMIDGTPVNGDANLQTVGTTSDATSPDYTRNTTNRGVDMRTISTDNIESVEIVRGIPSAEYGNLTSGLVNIKRIRRSTPLYARFKADEYSKLFYVGKGFGIRGHEHVINADLGWLDSKSDPRNSLENYRRLTASARLSMRWIRPATVTSFSFGGDFTGSFDNAKSDPDLSYRKVDEYRSEYRRTSVTSDFSMRFTHGSLLKGILINASGSYQNDRLTRRKQVAPQRASVAPTSMAEGVNDGSYLLGEYIADYLSDGRPVNIFIKSRANGSLPLGSISNDWKLGVEYTFSKNYGHGQVYDLTRPLSASWTSRPRAYRDIPALQVVSSFIEEQATVPVGGNSVEIQAGARTISLVGLDRRYSLNGKVYIDPRANIVWNFPAIRIGDRKLRLLAAGGWGLTTKMPTVDYLFPQAAYNDFVQLNYYDVANPREHSRVSLRTYIDDATNYSLRSARNHKWEIRLGAELEGNRMSVTYFREKMNDGFRYSSYYAPYSYRKYDASAINPAQLEAPPALESLPYEDVTVLDGFRRATNGTRIDKEGIEFQLNTMRIPAIATALTVTGAWFRSTYSNSQMLYATVTDVVGQTPVSDMYIGLYDYRDGRVNEQFNTNFMLDTQIPKRGLIFTTSIQCMWWTKSTRLRQNGTPVSYLSAADGLLHPYTSADASDPARQFLIKHYNEDTYRTFRVPLAVYVNLKATKSIGRYLNVSMFVNRLFDHLPSYYSNGILVRRSSDPYFGMELNFTI, encoded by the coding sequence ATGAAGCTATTCCTCAGCATAATACTTTTCATTATCGCATTTTCGACACCTGTACACGTATTTTCAGCCGACAGTTTCACTCTATCCGGCAATGTCCGCGATTCCGCCGACAACGAGCCTCTCACAGGAGCATCCATATCGGTAAATCCGGGCAACCACATATCGGCTACCGACATTGACGGACACTTCTCCCTGTCTCTGCCAAAGGGCACTTATACTCTGAAAATATCATATATAGGATATACCCCTCTGACGCGCCGGATTACCCTGAGCGGCGACATGTCAATCACATTGCACCCTAAGCGTTCGGGCATTGCGCTCGGCGAAGTCACCGTCACAGCCTCGGAGTCGACAGGCATCACAAGCTCATCGCGTATCGGGCGCGACGCTATGGCTCATCTTCAGCCGACAAGTTTTACCGATCTTCTCGAATTGCTTCCGGGTGGCATGTCGAAAGACCCCGATATGAGTTCAGTCAATTCGATAGCCCTCCGGGAGACGGGAGTCAAGGGGGCGACAGGTGCCGACGTGACCAATCCTGATTATGCCGTGACATCGCTCGGCACACTGTTTATGATTGACGGCACACCGGTCAACGGCGACGCTAACCTACAGACAGTAGGCACCACATCCGACGCCACCTCACCCGACTATACCCGCAACACCACCAACCGCGGAGTCGACATGCGCACAATCTCTACCGACAATATCGAATCAGTCGAGATTGTGCGCGGCATTCCCTCGGCTGAATACGGCAATCTAACCTCCGGCCTGGTCAATATCAAACGTATCCGCCGCTCGACTCCGCTCTATGCCCGCTTCAAGGCCGACGAATACAGCAAATTATTCTATGTCGGCAAGGGGTTCGGCATACGTGGCCACGAACATGTGATAAATGCCGATCTCGGGTGGCTTGACTCCAAGAGCGACCCACGTAATTCGCTTGAGAACTACCGTCGCCTGACAGCCTCGGCCCGACTGAGTATGCGCTGGATACGTCCGGCTACAGTCACGTCATTCTCTTTCGGAGGTGACTTCACCGGCTCTTTCGACAATGCCAAGTCTGACCCCGACCTCTCATACCGGAAAGTCGACGAGTACCGTTCGGAGTATCGGCGCACATCGGTCACATCCGATTTCTCGATGAGATTCACTCACGGCTCACTGCTGAAAGGGATTCTCATTAATGCCTCGGGAAGCTACCAAAACGACAGACTGACACGTCGCAAGCAGGTGGCCCCACAACGTGCGTCGGTAGCGCCTACATCCATGGCCGAAGGAGTGAACGACGGCAGCTATCTGCTCGGCGAATATATCGCCGACTATCTTAGCGACGGCCGGCCAGTAAATATATTTATCAAATCACGCGCAAACGGCTCGCTTCCTCTCGGCAGCATATCCAACGACTGGAAACTCGGCGTCGAATATACTTTCTCAAAAAATTACGGACACGGCCAGGTATACGACCTCACACGTCCGTTGTCGGCATCCTGGACATCGCGTCCGAGAGCTTATCGTGACATACCTGCCCTACAGGTAGTATCGTCATTCATAGAGGAACAGGCTACAGTACCTGTCGGAGGAAACTCGGTAGAGATTCAGGCCGGCGCACGAACAATAAGCCTTGTAGGTCTTGACCGACGCTACTCACTGAACGGAAAGGTATACATAGACCCGCGCGCCAACATCGTATGGAATTTCCCTGCCATACGGATAGGCGACCGCAAGCTGAGGCTCCTCGCCGCCGGAGGATGGGGGCTCACTACCAAGATGCCGACAGTAGATTACCTGTTTCCTCAGGCGGCATACAACGATTTCGTGCAACTCAACTATTACGATGTTGCCAATCCGCGCGAACACAGCCGTGTGAGTCTGCGCACATATATCGACGATGCCACCAACTACTCGCTGCGCTCCGCACGCAATCATAAATGGGAAATACGCCTCGGAGCCGAACTCGAGGGGAACCGTATGTCGGTGACATATTTCCGGGAAAAGATGAACGACGGATTCCGTTATTCGTCATACTACGCGCCATACTCCTACCGCAAATACGATGCCTCGGCCATTAATCCGGCGCAGCTCGAAGCCCCACCGGCACTTGAGTCACTCCCGTATGAGGATGTGACAGTGCTCGACGGATTCCGACGCGCCACCAACGGTACCCGTATCGACAAGGAGGGTATCGAGTTCCAGCTTAACACTATGCGCATACCGGCAATCGCTACGGCGCTAACCGTCACCGGAGCATGGTTTCGCTCTACCTATTCCAACTCGCAGATGCTGTATGCAACAGTCACCGATGTCGTAGGCCAGACTCCCGTAAGCGACATGTATATCGGCCTGTACGACTATCGCGACGGACGTGTCAACGAACAGTTCAACACCAACTTCATGCTCGACACCCAGATTCCAAAGCGCGGACTCATATTCACCACCTCAATACAATGCATGTGGTGGACCAAATCGACACGTCTGCGCCAGAACGGCACTCCCGTCAGCTATCTGTCGGCGGCTGACGGTCTGTTGCATCCATACACCTCCGCCGATGCGTCAGACCCTGCACGACAGTTCCTCATAAAGCATTACAACGAAGATACATACCGCACATTCCGTGTACCACTGGCAGTCTATGTCAACCTCAAGGCCACCAAAAGTATCGGACGCTACCTCAATGTATCAATGTTTGTCAACAGGCTTTTCGACCACCTGCCGTCATACTATTCCAACGGTATACTGGTACGACGCTCCTCCGACCCGTATTTCGGCATGGAGCTTAACTTCACTATATGA
- a CDS encoding GNAT family N-acetyltransferase, translating into MKPEFIKITSHESMPISILSLYLLAFPADERRPCHHLFSLIDGGEPAFDFRVIYAGGRIAGFVTTWDSGEFLYIEHFATLDHMRGNGIGGAVIERLREESDKPLLLEVELPDSGPMAVRRIDFYRRHGLEPRYSFEYMQPPYASGLNPLPMVLMTSGDIDLDSAREFLYSRVYKARG; encoded by the coding sequence ATGAAACCTGAATTTATTAAAATTACCTCTCATGAGAGTATGCCTATCTCCATTCTGTCGCTTTATCTGCTGGCCTTCCCTGCTGATGAGAGGCGTCCGTGTCACCATCTTTTTTCACTTATCGACGGTGGCGAGCCTGCTTTCGATTTCCGTGTGATATATGCCGGGGGGCGTATAGCCGGTTTCGTTACGACATGGGACTCTGGCGAATTTCTTTATATCGAGCATTTCGCCACTCTCGACCATATGCGCGGCAACGGCATCGGCGGGGCGGTAATAGAGCGGCTGAGGGAGGAATCCGACAAGCCTCTTCTGCTTGAAGTCGAACTCCCCGACTCGGGGCCTATGGCCGTGCGACGTATCGACTTTTACCGCCGACACGGTCTTGAGCCGCGCTACTCGTTTGAGTATATGCAGCCACCTTATGCCTCGGGACTCAATCCTCTGCCTATGGTGCTGATGACTTCTGGTGACATTGATCTTGACAGCGCACGCGAATTTCTTTATTCGCGGGTATACAAGGCAAGAGGGTGA
- a CDS encoding GNAT family N-acetyltransferase, whose protein sequence is MNSNIEYKEIKTFGRDELERLFLSVEWSSGRYPERLVQAMQRYETVLSAWDGERLVGMLCAMDDGVMTAYIHYLLVDPECQHCGIGRRLVEIAKERYADYLKIVLIAYTHGTGFYENCGFHAAHDSVAMYLTEMGD, encoded by the coding sequence ATGAACAGTAATATAGAGTATAAGGAGATTAAGACTTTTGGCCGCGATGAACTGGAGCGGCTGTTCCTGTCGGTCGAATGGTCGTCGGGACGCTATCCCGAACGTCTGGTGCAGGCCATGCAGCGGTATGAGACAGTGCTGTCGGCCTGGGACGGCGAGCGCCTCGTAGGTATGTTGTGTGCGATGGACGACGGGGTGATGACGGCATATATACATTATCTGCTTGTCGACCCTGAGTGCCAGCATTGTGGCATCGGGCGGCGCCTCGTGGAAATAGCCAAGGAGCGATATGCCGATTACCTTAAGATTGTGCTTATAGCCTATACGCATGGCACAGGATTTTACGAGAACTGCGGTTTCCATGCAGCCCACGATTCGGTAGCCATGTATCTGACCGAGATGGGCGACTAG
- a CDS encoding inositol monophosphatase family protein — protein sequence MQDLRPHLDGILLDAMSLARQAGAVHMRYFRGNELDITAKLNDADIVTAADKAAERLIIDSIRRKYPDHSILSEESGETVQAPGFRWVIDPLDGTTNFSQGLPIFSVSIGVEYEGRPVVGVVYDAYLDEMFHAVEGAGAFLNGNPIHCAEKSSLDHAVVSTGFPVDKGETPDNNLDNVSRIMPRVRGLRRLGSAAMDMCYVAAGFLDGYWELNLHRWDVSAAMLIVNEAGGSCTEFRTDRNISLVAASPAIHDMLLPLISTRPAQ from the coding sequence ATGCAAGACCTCAGACCTCATCTCGACGGTATATTGCTCGACGCCATGTCGCTGGCACGCCAGGCAGGAGCGGTACATATGCGCTACTTCCGCGGAAATGAACTCGACATCACCGCCAAACTCAACGATGCCGACATAGTGACAGCCGCCGACAAGGCCGCCGAACGACTTATCATCGACAGCATACGCCGGAAATATCCCGACCATTCCATACTCTCGGAGGAATCGGGTGAGACTGTGCAGGCCCCGGGATTCCGCTGGGTAATCGACCCGCTCGACGGCACCACCAACTTCTCACAGGGTCTGCCGATATTCAGTGTGTCAATCGGCGTGGAGTATGAGGGACGCCCGGTGGTGGGAGTGGTCTACGACGCATATCTCGACGAGATGTTCCACGCCGTGGAGGGCGCCGGAGCATTTCTCAACGGCAACCCCATACATTGCGCCGAAAAGAGTTCGCTTGACCACGCTGTGGTGTCGACAGGATTTCCGGTAGACAAGGGCGAGACGCCTGACAACAATCTCGACAATGTGTCGCGCATAATGCCCCGAGTGCGCGGGTTGCGGCGACTCGGGTCGGCGGCCATGGACATGTGTTATGTGGCAGCCGGATTTCTCGACGGCTATTGGGAACTCAACCTCCACCGCTGGGACGTGAGCGCCGCAATGCTTATCGTAAACGAGGCGGGAGGCAGTTGCACGGAGTTCCGCACCGACCGCAACATAAGCCTTGTGGCCGCATCGCCGGCTATACACGACATGCTCCTGCCGCTTATCTCTACCCGCCCCGCACAATGA
- a CDS encoding metal ABC transporter solute-binding protein, Zn/Mn family — translation MAKIHYRKTAGMLLVSALLIPAALLSGCIGHQEQKPAVTVSIQPQKYILEQIVGDKWDVKCLLGSGANPESYDPSMTHLLNLEMSKAYMRVGNIPFESAIINKIHNNNPGLRLYDTSEGVALITGTHAREGAGEEVAAEVDPHTWTSVRNVKKMASNMYEAMVDIDPSNKGYYARRFKTFIQSLDSLDMALDSILRPCRGASFVVWHPSLSYFARDYGLHQIALSPEGKEMSVEDISRAVETARSDSARVMFFQKDADSRQAQTVNDQIGARVVEINPLDYDWKGEMLNIANAMASDSQ, via the coding sequence ATGGCCAAGATTCACTACCGTAAGACTGCCGGCATGCTCCTTGTGTCAGCGCTTCTGATTCCTGCGGCACTGTTGTCCGGATGTATCGGACATCAGGAGCAGAAACCCGCGGTGACGGTCAGCATACAGCCGCAGAAATATATACTCGAGCAGATAGTCGGCGACAAGTGGGACGTAAAGTGTCTGCTCGGGAGCGGTGCCAATCCGGAGAGCTACGACCCCAGTATGACCCATCTGCTTAATCTGGAGATGTCGAAAGCATACATGCGTGTTGGCAACATACCGTTTGAGAGCGCTATCATCAACAAGATTCACAACAACAATCCCGGACTGCGACTTTACGATACCTCGGAGGGGGTGGCGCTCATCACGGGTACACATGCCCGCGAGGGAGCGGGAGAGGAGGTGGCTGCCGAAGTTGATCCGCATACATGGACGTCGGTGCGCAATGTCAAGAAGATGGCATCCAACATGTATGAGGCTATGGTCGACATAGACCCGTCCAACAAGGGATACTATGCCCGCCGGTTCAAGACATTTATTCAGTCGCTCGATTCGCTCGACATGGCGCTAGACTCAATACTGCGCCCGTGCCGCGGAGCGTCGTTTGTCGTGTGGCATCCATCGCTCAGCTATTTCGCCCGCGACTACGGTCTCCACCAGATAGCTCTCAGCCCCGAAGGTAAGGAGATGTCGGTTGAGGATATAAGCCGCGCTGTGGAAACGGCACGAAGTGACAGCGCCCGTGTGATGTTCTTCCAGAAGGATGCCGACTCGCGACAGGCCCAGACCGTCAATGACCAGATTGGCGCACGGGTAGTGGAAATCAATCCTCTTGACTACGACTGGAAGGGGGAAATGCTGAATATAGCCAATGCCATGGCATCTGACTCACAATGA
- the ribD gene encoding bifunctional diaminohydroxyphosphoribosylaminopyrimidine deaminase/5-amino-6-(5-phosphoribosylamino)uracil reductase RibD: protein MNTPSLNMDKLMMRRAIQLARHGLGTTSPNPMVGAVIALPDGRIIGEGWHRRCGEGHAEVNAVASVADRDMLREATIYVTLEPCSHYGRTPPCSKLIIDCGIPRVVVGTLDPAPWVAGRGVAMLREVGRKVTVGILEEECRALNPVFMTAHSLGRPWVTLKWAQSADGFIDRERCPGGAPARFSTALSTMLVHRLRSLHDAILVGSGTVIADNPSLTTRAWPGRDATPVVADRRGRINPVSTCLDTDRLITLGVSTPADMLAILREKGITSVLVEGGAAILQSFIDAGLYDFVRVETSPVRLNTGVPAPAIGLVPADSFEVGTNRIDLYGRVPWWASIR, encoded by the coding sequence ATGAACACACCCTCCCTCAATATGGACAAGCTGATGATGCGCCGTGCCATACAGCTCGCCCGCCACGGACTCGGCACCACATCGCCCAATCCTATGGTAGGAGCCGTGATTGCTCTACCCGACGGGAGGATTATCGGCGAGGGATGGCACAGACGGTGTGGCGAAGGACATGCCGAGGTCAATGCCGTGGCCTCGGTAGCCGACCGCGACATGCTGCGCGAGGCCACAATCTACGTGACCCTCGAACCATGCTCCCACTACGGACGCACGCCTCCATGCTCGAAACTCATAATCGACTGCGGCATACCGCGTGTGGTAGTCGGCACACTTGATCCGGCACCATGGGTGGCCGGACGCGGAGTGGCCATGCTACGCGAAGTCGGTCGTAAAGTGACCGTAGGCATTCTTGAGGAAGAGTGCAGGGCCTTGAACCCGGTATTCATGACAGCCCACAGCCTCGGCCGTCCGTGGGTGACATTGAAATGGGCACAGAGCGCCGACGGCTTCATCGACCGCGAACGCTGTCCCGGCGGAGCTCCGGCCCGCTTCTCGACTGCACTGTCGACAATGCTCGTACATCGTCTGCGCTCGCTCCACGACGCCATACTCGTAGGGAGCGGTACTGTCATAGCTGATAATCCGTCGCTGACCACACGCGCATGGCCAGGACGCGACGCCACTCCCGTAGTGGCCGACCGACGGGGACGCATCAATCCAGTGTCGACATGCCTCGATACCGACAGACTGATAACCCTCGGTGTATCCACCCCTGCGGATATGCTGGCCATCTTGCGGGAAAAAGGCATAACCTCGGTGCTCGTAGAGGGTGGCGCAGCCATACTGCAATCGTTTATCGACGCAGGCCTATATGATTTCGTGCGCGTGGAGACATCGCCGGTACGTCTGAATACAGGAGTCCCGGCTCCTGCTATCGGCCTTGTTCCAGCCGATAGCTTTGAAGTCGGGACTAACCGTATCGATTTATACGGACGTGTGCCTTGGTGGGCCTCAATCCGCTAA
- a CDS encoding DUF6850 family outer membrane beta-barrel protein encodes MNRYLLILPILVATPALYASDETADSIAATAILQRQLTVDAQTTRFVSAPYASPAMRQFRLPFTYGTVGAGWQGEYISEAVNPQTGSGEQYGFFSADAELKSGTSTLWGTAGYTNGIIRDVRYNETSDISLTYPYVTADEVGGDMRAERYSFSGGYSDRYRHMAWGVSLSYDAGLYYRNIDPRPRNTTGTLDIDAGVALRTWADYYIGLSGAYRKYRQTCDLMFMSETGEAKVYHLTGLGNHYARFAGTGYCNYYDGERYLARVTLVRASRTGLSVDAEFSRFLFDHILKDLNRLPMASAWHNEARLHVAWRHSGESHSWGIKTEGDLYRRHGSENIFGDAVTGTYPQIGSLEMYADNLRQISASMFYEFTGKSLTWSITPEWGYTYRSEVYASPAASRRTESNNVAITAAIASVNADRWYWRIEASAFVSDGLNLGTLRTGSISMSLSRRLRADHAIGISLGYRHSDYTEGPTANGGNASIQFIF; translated from the coding sequence ATGAACCGCTATCTTCTTATCCTGCCAATATTGGTAGCCACTCCCGCCCTATATGCCTCCGACGAGACGGCCGACAGCATTGCCGCAACGGCAATATTGCAACGGCAACTGACTGTCGACGCACAGACCACAAGGTTTGTCAGCGCACCATATGCCTCTCCGGCGATGCGCCAGTTCCGACTTCCGTTTACCTACGGTACCGTAGGTGCGGGATGGCAAGGTGAATATATATCCGAGGCCGTCAATCCACAGACCGGAAGCGGAGAGCAATATGGATTTTTCAGTGCCGATGCAGAGCTGAAGAGCGGAACATCCACGCTGTGGGGCACAGCCGGCTATACCAACGGCATAATCCGGGATGTACGATACAACGAGACATCCGACATCAGCCTCACCTACCCTTACGTAACGGCAGATGAAGTGGGAGGTGACATGCGTGCCGAGCGATACAGTTTCTCGGGCGGCTACTCCGACCGCTACAGGCATATGGCATGGGGAGTATCGCTGTCGTATGATGCCGGTCTGTATTACCGCAATATCGACCCGCGTCCGCGCAATACCACCGGAACACTCGACATCGACGCAGGCGTGGCTTTGCGCACATGGGCCGACTACTATATCGGCCTGTCGGGAGCATATCGAAAGTACCGTCAGACCTGCGACCTCATGTTCATGAGCGAAACGGGAGAAGCCAAGGTGTATCATCTGACAGGTCTCGGCAACCATTACGCACGCTTCGCCGGCACAGGCTACTGCAATTATTACGACGGTGAGCGCTATCTGGCCCGGGTGACGCTGGTCAGAGCCTCGCGTACCGGCCTAAGTGTCGACGCCGAATTTTCTCGGTTCTTGTTCGACCATATCCTCAAAGACCTTAACCGTCTACCTATGGCCTCGGCCTGGCACAACGAGGCCCGGCTGCATGTCGCATGGCGTCACTCCGGAGAAAGCCACTCATGGGGGATAAAGACTGAGGGGGATTTATATCGCCGACATGGTTCAGAGAATATATTCGGCGATGCCGTAACGGGTACATACCCACAGATAGGCTCGCTTGAGATGTATGCCGACAACCTGCGGCAGATATCTGCCTCGATGTTCTACGAATTCACCGGCAAATCACTGACATGGAGCATTACCCCGGAGTGGGGATACACATACCGGTCGGAAGTTTACGCCTCTCCGGCCGCAAGCCGCAGGACTGAATCCAACAATGTAGCCATCACGGCAGCAATAGCCTCTGTCAATGCCGACAGATGGTACTGGCGCATCGAAGCATCCGCCTTTGTATCCGACGGCCTGAACCTTGGCACACTCCGTACCGGCTCCATATCAATGTCATTGAGCCGGCGCCTTCGTGCCGACCATGCCATAGGGATATCTCTGGGCTATCGCCACAGCGACTACACCGAAGGCCCCACCGCCAATGGCGGAAACGCCTCCATCCAATTTATCTTCTGA
- a CDS encoding Lrp/AsnC family transcriptional regulator has product MARAQLDSLDYKILHTLSSNGRKPYLEIARECGVSGAAIHQRIQKLTAMGVLKGSECLIDAASVGYDTCAYIGFFLKDPSKFDEVVERLREIPEVVEVHFTTGQYDMFIKLYARNNDHLLHLIHEELQALGLARTESLISFKEVFKRQLPIHQRNKD; this is encoded by the coding sequence ATGGCAAGAGCTCAATTGGATTCTCTGGATTACAAAATTCTTCATACACTGTCGTCAAACGGTCGTAAGCCTTACCTTGAGATAGCACGCGAGTGTGGTGTTTCAGGCGCTGCTATCCATCAGCGTATACAGAAGCTCACCGCAATGGGTGTGCTCAAAGGCTCTGAATGCCTTATCGACGCAGCTTCGGTAGGCTACGACACATGCGCCTACATCGGCTTCTTCCTCAAGGACCCGTCGAAGTTTGATGAAGTTGTAGAGCGTCTCCGCGAAATACCCGAAGTAGTGGAAGTACACTTCACCACCGGACAGTACGACATGTTTATCAAACTATATGCTCGCAACAACGACCACCTGCTCCACCTCATCCACGAAGAGCTGCAGGCGCTCGGCCTGGCCCGCACAGAGTCACTGATATCATTCAAGGAGGTATTCAAGCGTCAGCTTCCGATACATCAGCGCAACAAGGACTGA
- a CDS encoding DUF4876 domain-containing protein, producing the protein MKHILLALLPLLALLCGCGDDSLSGAVDVARVNIQIERPSDLDSDADVTRGNLSFRNVSSGLTSQWLEGDDISVMPGLYDIDYSAEVRLPSGTVTQLKAARRSVVLPASSTPVNIVMQAYNNRIADDLVIAEVFFSGTLQSSGNQYYGDDYVKLYNNTDHVLYADGITLWESKFTTVDKYNYTPDILPEAVTVQALYTVPGSGTDHPVLPGEYFLLADTGIDHRTINPNSFDLSEADFEWYDVSTKPNNLDIDSPTVPNLDKWYCYTLSFFVLHNRGFRAYGISRIPVDRDTYLRDYLYTYNYDIITEAGVFPMETSAFRMPNEWVVDAVCCSVASRYAWNVVDASIDTGWTHCGTIDKDKTRYFHSVRRKVLYINDNGTPVLKDTNDSSADFNPDCIASEIELQATAADANGTPCTTLTFDGITPVTPDAEAAYRQANHR; encoded by the coding sequence ATGAAACATATATTACTTGCTTTACTGCCGCTGTTGGCGCTACTGTGCGGATGCGGCGATGACTCCCTGTCGGGCGCGGTTGACGTGGCCCGCGTTAACATACAGATTGAGCGCCCCTCCGACCTCGATTCCGATGCTGATGTGACGCGCGGCAATCTCTCGTTCCGTAACGTATCGTCGGGACTAACATCACAATGGCTCGAAGGCGACGATATCTCGGTAATGCCGGGTCTCTACGATATCGACTACTCGGCCGAGGTGAGACTTCCATCCGGCACGGTGACTCAACTGAAGGCAGCCCGACGCTCGGTGGTCCTTCCGGCTTCGTCCACGCCCGTAAATATCGTGATGCAGGCCTACAACAACCGCATCGCCGACGATCTGGTAATCGCCGAGGTATTCTTCTCCGGGACTCTGCAAAGCTCGGGCAACCAGTATTACGGCGACGACTATGTGAAGCTGTACAACAACACCGACCACGTGTTGTATGCCGACGGAATAACCCTATGGGAGTCTAAATTTACCACTGTCGACAAATACAACTATACTCCCGACATTCTTCCTGAAGCTGTCACCGTACAGGCCCTTTACACGGTGCCCGGCTCGGGCACCGACCATCCGGTTCTCCCGGGCGAATATTTCCTGCTCGCCGACACAGGCATCGACCACCGCACTATAAATCCCAACTCGTTTGACCTCTCGGAGGCTGATTTCGAGTGGTACGATGTATCGACCAAGCCCAACAATCTTGACATCGACTCTCCGACAGTACCCAATCTCGATAAATGGTATTGCTATACATTATCCTTCTTTGTGCTGCACAACCGCGGCTTCCGGGCCTACGGAATATCGCGCATACCTGTCGACCGCGACACATATCTGCGCGACTATCTGTATACCTACAATTACGACATCATAACCGAGGCGGGGGTGTTTCCGATGGAGACATCGGCATTCCGTATGCCCAACGAATGGGTTGTCGACGCAGTATGCTGCTCTGTGGCATCAAGATACGCATGGAACGTGGTGGATGCCTCAATAGACACGGGCTGGACGCATTGCGGCACTATCGACAAGGACAAGACACGCTATTTCCACTCGGTGCGCCGCAAAGTATTGTACATAAACGACAACGGCACACCTGTGCTGAAAGATACCAATGACTCGTCGGCTGACTTCAATCCCGACTGCATTGCTTCTGAAATCGAGCTTCAGGCTACTGCGGCCGATGCCAACGGCACTCCCTGCACTACTCTTACATTCGACGGGATAACACCCGTCACTCCCGACGCCGAAGCCGCCTACCGTCAAGCCAACCACCGATGA